Proteins co-encoded in one Medicago truncatula cultivar Jemalong A17 chromosome 8, MtrunA17r5.0-ANR, whole genome shotgun sequence genomic window:
- the LOC25500125 gene encoding uncharacterized protein isoform X1 → MVVKGMEDEVIPLLEEYKPVTNTSDCEKGMKDGFVEMKESDAVHTTSIVAKSRLKDLLICRRNKTSIVAVVSTILCLLLAIFPVLKISSDGRNFMAKYENIIMVILVPLVFFIQLRLADISSMSPVDNRIFGILFIILLSNAISVVEVGFFSWTAASIILIVSAMVIASLVHDTWEVISTEDIVFSKGIQKFVSVICFLSIVYTIKSIVYYVYV, encoded by the exons ATGGTGGTAAAAGGAATGGAAGATGAAGTAATTCCTCTCTTGGAAGAATATAAGCCAGTTACTAATACAAG TGATTGTGAAAAAGGCATGAAAGATGGGTTTGTGGAGATGAAAGAATCTGATGCAGT GCACACAACTTCCATCGTCGCCAAGAGTAGGCTCAAAGATCTGTTAATATGCCGTAGGAACAAAACTTCCATTGTCGCCGTGGTCTCGACAATACTATGCTTGCTATTGGCTATCTTCCCTGTACTAAAGATATCATCAGATGGTCGTAACTTTATGGCGAAATATGAGAATATCATCATGGTCATACTCGTCCCTcttgttttctttattcaatTAAGGCTGGCGGATATTAGTTCAATGAGCCCTGTTGACAACAGAATCTTTGGGATCTTATTCATAATTTTGCTATCAAATGCAATTTCAGTCGTAGAAGTTGGTTTTTTCTCATGGACCGCTGCTAGCATCATTTTGATCGTTTCGGCCATGGTAATTGCATCGCTTGTCCATGATACTTGGGAAGTCATCTCTACTGAAGACATTGTATTCTCAAAGGGAATACAAAAATTCGTATCAGTTATCTGTTTCTTATCAATAGTTTACACTATTAAAAGCATAGTCTACTATGTTTATGTGTAG
- the LOC25500125 gene encoding uncharacterized protein isoform X2: MVVKGMEDEVIPLLEEYKPVTNTSDCEKGMKDGFVEMKESDAVHTTSIVAKSRLKDLLICRRNKTSIVAVVSTILCLLLAIFPVLKISSDGRNFMAKYENIIMVILVPLVFFIQLRLADISSMSPVDNRIFGILFIILLSNAISVVEVGFFSWTAASIILIVSAME; the protein is encoded by the exons ATGGTGGTAAAAGGAATGGAAGATGAAGTAATTCCTCTCTTGGAAGAATATAAGCCAGTTACTAATACAAG TGATTGTGAAAAAGGCATGAAAGATGGGTTTGTGGAGATGAAAGAATCTGATGCAGT GCACACAACTTCCATCGTCGCCAAGAGTAGGCTCAAAGATCTGTTAATATGCCGTAGGAACAAAACTTCCATTGTCGCCGTGGTCTCGACAATACTATGCTTGCTATTGGCTATCTTCCCTGTACTAAAGATATCATCAGATGGTCGTAACTTTATGGCGAAATATGAGAATATCATCATGGTCATACTCGTCCCTcttgttttctttattcaatTAAGGCTGGCGGATATTAGTTCAATGAGCCCTGTTGACAACAGAATCTTTGGGATCTTATTCATAATTTTGCTATCAAATGCAATTTCAGTCGTAGAAGTTGGTTTTTTCTCATGGACCGCTGCTAGCATCATTTTGATCGTTTCGGCCATG GAGTGA